In the genome of Deltaproteobacteria bacterium, the window GACGGCACGGTGCGCGCGCTCAACGCCGCCGGCCACCCGCTCGGCTTCCCGCCCGCGCCCCCCTCGGCGCTCCGCTTCTGGCTCTCGCTCGGCCTCGCCTACATGGTGCTGGTGACGCTGCTCGCCGCCCAGATCGCACGCGACCCGCGCGGGCGCGCGCCCCTGATGCCGCTCCTCGCCGCCGGCAAGGCGACCTCGTCGCTCACCTGCGCGGGCTACTTCGTGCTCTCGCTGCCCGCCTTCATCTACCTGGCCAACGCGCTGGTCGACGGCTCGCTCGCGCTGGTCGCGCTCGGCGCCTGGGCGGTCGTGTGGGCGACCGACGAGGCGCCCGCGGCCCGCGACGCCGCGCTCCTGCGCGCGGTCCTCGACGCGCTCGTGCCGCGCGGCGGGCCTTTCCCGCTGGGCGCCGCGGACACCGACCTGGATGCGGCCCTCGCGCGCTACTTCGCGCGCCTCCATCCGCTCGGCCCCGCGGGCCTCCGCCTCGTGCTGCGCGCCATCGAGTACGGCGCGGTCGTGTTCGAGCGCACCCGGCCCTTCTCGCGCCTCGACCCGGCCGCGCGCGAGCGCGCGCTCGCCGCCTGGGAGACTTCCCGCTTCGGCCCGCGCCGGCAGCTTCTCGCGAGCCTGAAGCTCCTCGCCCTCATGCACTTCTACGAGCGCCCGGAGGTGTGGCCCGCCGTCGGCTACGACGACGCCCACCTCCGGCGGAAGCTGCTCGACGGGCCGAACGCCGCGCACCACGCCGCGCGGCTCGCGCCATGACCGACGGCGCCGCCGTCGCGCACGACGTCCACGAGCTCGCCGACGTGGTCGTGGTGGGCTCGGGCGCGGGCGGCGCGGTGGTGGCCCGCGAGCTCGCGGTGCGCGGCCGCGGCGTGGTGCTGGTCGAGGAGGGCGGCTTCTTCACCGGCAAGCACTTCACCGGGAACCCGCGCGCGATGATCGACCTCCTCTACCGGAGCCGCGGGCTCACCTTCGCGCTCGGCCGCCCGACCATCCCGATCCCGCTCGGCCGCTGCGTCGGTGGCACGACGACCATCAACTCCGGCACCTGCTACCGCGCCCCGGACTACGTCCTCGACGAGTGGGCGGAGCGCCACGGCGTCCGGGGCGCGCGTGAAGCCGACCTGCGCCCCTACTTCGAGCGCGTCGAGCAGGAGCTGCACGTCCGCCCCGTCCCCGACGAGACCTACGGCCGCAACAGCACGCTCTTCGAGCGCGGCGCGGCGGCGCTCGGCTACGCGGGGGCAAGGATTCCCCGAAACGAGCGCGGCTGCCTCGGCACCGGCGTGTGCGCCTTCGGCTGCCCGCAGGACGCAAAGCAGGCGATGCACGTCTCCTACGTGCCCCGCGCGCTCGCCGCCGGCGCGCGGCTCTTCACGCGCTGCCGCGTCGACCAGGTCCTCCTCTCGGCCGGCAAGGCGATGGGCGTGGTCGGCCGCTTCATCGACGCGGACGAGCGCGAGACGGGCCACGAGCTCCGCGTGCTGGCGCGCCACGTGGTGGTGGCCTGCGGCGCGCTGCTCACGCCCGCGCTGCTCGAGCGGAGCGGGGTGCCGGATCCGTCGGGGCTCCGCGGGCGGAACCTCCACATCCACCCCGCGACTCGCGTCGGCGCCCTCTTCGACGAGGAGGTGCGCGGCTGGGAGGAGGTGCCGCAGGCCTACAACGTGCACCAGTTCACGCGCGAGGGCATCTTCATCCAGGGCCAGTTCGTGCCGCCCGCGATGGAGGCTCCCGTTCTCCCCGGCGTCGGGACGGCGCACAAGGAGGTCATGGCGCGCTACGCGCGCCTCGGCTCCTTCGGGGCCCTCGTCTCGGACGAGTCGGCGGGGCGCGTGCGCGCCGGGCGCGGCCGCTTCCCACGCGTCACCTACCGGCTCGGCGCCGTCGACGCGCGGAAGCTCGCGCGCGCCATCGGGCTCGCCGCCGAGATCTTCTTTGCCGCCGGCGCCCGCGAGGTCTACTCGGGCGTCCACTCGCGTCCGGTGCTGCGCTCGATCGACGAGGCGCGCGCTCTCCAGCGGGCCGAGCTGCCCGCAGCCGACTTCGAGATGATGGCCTTCCACCCGCAGGGCACGGCCCGCATGGGCGAGGATCCGCGGCAGGCCGTCACCGACTCCGTCGGCCGGGTCCACGGCACACCGGGTCTGTGGGTCGGCGACGCGAGTCTCTTCCCATCGTCCTGCAAGGTGAACCCGCAGATCACGATCATGGCGCTCGCCACGCGCCTCGCCGAACGGCTGGCCGCGGAGTGATCACGTCGACAAGCGACGATCTGACCCGACGCTCGCGTCGCTTTCTCATCCCGTACGTCCTCTTCGTCATCGCCGCCGGCGCCTGCGCTCTCGAGGCGGGCGTGCGCCTTCTCGGCCTCGCGCGCCGCCTGACGCCGCAGTACATGCAGGCGGTCGGCGACCCCTACCTCCCCTACAAACCGCGCCCGCTGAGCGTCAGAACGTCCTGCTCTGAGGGCGAGTTCTGCTTCGAGCACCGGCACAACAGCCTCGGCTTCCGCGACGAGGAGCATGATCTGGCGAAGCCCGCCCGCACCTTCCGCATCGTCGGCCTCGGTGACTCCTTCACCTACGGCCGCGGGGCCGCATTCGACGACACCTACCTGAAGGTCCTCGAGGCCCGGCTCAATGCACGCGCGGGCGACCATCCGAGAGTCGAGATCATCAAGGCGGGCATCCCCGGCTTCTTCCCCGAGCCCGAGCGCATTCTGCTCGAGCACTACGGCCTGCCCTTCGCGCCCGATCTCGTTCTCGTCGCCTTCATGCCGAACGACCTCATCGATACGTACCGCGGCGTCGACGCGCTCACCTTCACCAAGACCGGCGACCTGACGACGCGCGAAGCGGCCCGGCTCGGGGACTCCGCGGCCTGGCTCTATGTGCACTCCCATCTGCTCCGCATTCTTCTCCAGGCGCACGTGTCGCGAAGAGTCGCACGGCACACCGCCTGGATTGGCACCGTCTATGCGCCCGGCGAGGCCTTCGAGGATCAGTGGAGGAAGGTCGAACCGGAGTACCTGAGGATGCGCGAGCTCGCTCGCAGCGTCGGCGCCAGCCTCGTCATCGTCCACATCTCGGACAACCTTCCCGGGCTCCGGCACCGTGGATATCCAGCCGCGCGACTTGCGGCCTGGTGCGCAGAGCACGGCATCCCGTTCATAGACACCCTGCCTGCAATGCAACGCGCGGAGGTGGCCGAGCGTCTGTACTGGCCACGGGACGCTCACTGCAACGCCGCCGGCTATCGCGTGATCGCCGACGTACTTTACGACGAGCTGACGCGACGCGCGCTCGTGCCGTAGGCGCGACTCGCCCGCAAGGACGGGCGGCCTCCACGCTCGGCGAGGCGCTGGGTTTGACCCTGGGGCTGGGGACGTGATGACCTCCGCGGCGTGCTCCGGGTCCTGCGCTCGCGCGACTACCTCCTCTTCTGGTCGGGCTCGTTCATCGCCAACCTGGGCGTGTGGATGCAGCAGATCGCGCTCGGCTGGCTGGTCTACGACCTGACGCGCCGGGCGTCGCTCCTCGGCACCGTCAGCTTCTGCGGCAACGCGCCCATCCTCGTCCTCGGCCTCGTGGGCGGCGCGATCGCGGACCGGGCCAGCCGGCGCACGATCATGCTCGGCACGCTCGGCGTGATCGCGGCGACCGCGCTCACCCTCGCGCTCCTGACGGCGAGGGGGCACATCGCCGTCTGGCACATCATCGCGATCTCCATGGTCGCGGGCACGGCGAGCGCGCTCTTGGCGCCCGCCATGCAGGCCGTGATCCCGAGCCTGGTCGAGCCCGGCGAGCTCCTGAACGCGATCTCGCTCAACTCGGTGCAGTTCAACCTGGCGCGCACGATCGGGCCGGCGCTGGCCGGCTTCGCCTACGGCACGATC includes:
- a CDS encoding FAD-dependent oxidoreductase; its protein translation is MGGHAGPPPARAPPPLRGPRGRICHDRAPLLPLPRRHGARAQRRRPPARLPARAPLGAPLLALARPRLHGAGDAARRPDRTRPARARAPDAAPRRRQGDLVAHLRGLLRALAARLHLPGQRAGRRLARAGRARRLGGRVGDRRGARGPRRRAPARGPRRARAARRAFPAGRRGHRPGCGPRALLRAPPSARPRGPPPRAARHRVRRGRVRAHPALLAPRPGRARARARRLGDFPLRPAPAASREPEAPRPHALLRAPGGVARRRLRRRPPPAEAARRAERRAPRRAARAMTDGAAVAHDVHELADVVVVGSGAGGAVVARELAVRGRGVVLVEEGGFFTGKHFTGNPRAMIDLLYRSRGLTFALGRPTIPIPLGRCVGGTTTINSGTCYRAPDYVLDEWAERHGVRGAREADLRPYFERVEQELHVRPVPDETYGRNSTLFERGAAALGYAGARIPRNERGCLGTGVCAFGCPQDAKQAMHVSYVPRALAAGARLFTRCRVDQVLLSAGKAMGVVGRFIDADERETGHELRVLARHVVVACGALLTPALLERSGVPDPSGLRGRNLHIHPATRVGALFDEEVRGWEEVPQAYNVHQFTREGIFIQGQFVPPAMEAPVLPGVGTAHKEVMARYARLGSFGALVSDESAGRVRAGRGRFPRVTYRLGAVDARKLARAIGLAAEIFFAAGAREVYSGVHSRPVLRSIDEARALQRAELPAADFEMMAFHPQGTARMGEDPRQAVTDSVGRVHGTPGLWVGDASLFPSSCKVNPQITIMALATRLAERLAAE
- a CDS encoding SGNH/GDSL hydrolase family protein, which produces MITSTSDDLTRRSRRFLIPYVLFVIAAGACALEAGVRLLGLARRLTPQYMQAVGDPYLPYKPRPLSVRTSCSEGEFCFEHRHNSLGFRDEEHDLAKPARTFRIVGLGDSFTYGRGAAFDDTYLKVLEARLNARAGDHPRVEIIKAGIPGFFPEPERILLEHYGLPFAPDLVLVAFMPNDLIDTYRGVDALTFTKTGDLTTREAARLGDSAAWLYVHSHLLRILLQAHVSRRVARHTAWIGTVYAPGEAFEDQWRKVEPEYLRMRELARSVGASLVIVHISDNLPGLRHRGYPAARLAAWCAEHGIPFIDTLPAMQRAEVAERLYWPRDAHCNAAGYRVIADVLYDELTRRALVP